Part of the Streptomyces antimycoticus genome, GATCTCGGTGCCGCCGTGCGGGGTGAAGAAGTTCGCCGCGATGATCGTCGCGAAGAACCCGTAGACACCGAATTCGTACCACTCGATGAAGTTGCCGACCGAACCGGCCACCAGCGCACGGCGCGGGGCCCGCCCGGCGGCACGCTCTCTGGGATCCGCTGGGGACGTCGTCACTTTCGGGCCCTTTCGCCGTCACCGCCAAGGGGAACGTGATGTGCGTACCCGTTGGGGGCGGCGGTTACCGGTGCGAGCGCGGCTCCAGTGGCGCGCGAGGTCCTGGCGGAACGCCTGCCCTCGTGACGTGCGTTATCGTCACCGGAGCCGCCGACGGCCGGGCGCGTCAGCCGCGCAGCATCGCGTTGCACTCCCGCTGCAGCGCGATGTCCTGCCACATCGGGTGCTGCGGCGCCGCGTTGGAGCACACCACCGCGCCCCACGCGCCCACCCGTGCCGACTCCTCGACGGCGCGGCGGCAGAACGCGGCCCCCACCGGGCCCTCCTCGAAGGTTCCGTGCAGCGGGGTGTAGCCGATCCAGCCCTCGCCGAAGACCAGCGGGACCCCGCTCCCGGCCGCCCAGTCCGCGGCCGCCTCGATCCAGGTGACCAGCCGCTGCTCCATCGCCAGACGGTGCATGGCATACCGGTCGTACAGCCAGGCGTCCCAGCGGTCGGGGTCGCACCAGTCGTGGACGTAGATCTCCCGGGAGCCGACCGTGGTGGCCTCCAGCCGCCAGAGATCGCCGGGCGGAGGAGCCCAGTCGGCCAGATCGGGCGCGCCGGGGCGCAGCAGTTCCCGGCGGACCGGCTCCTGGGCGAAGGGGCGGCCCCGGTCGCGGATGGCGAAGGTGGCCAGAAGCTCGTCCAGCACCCCGTAGACGTAAGGGTGGAAGACCGCCACATCCACTTCCCGGGGGACCCCGCGCAGCGAACCGACCGGTACCTTGGCGTAGTTGACCGTGACGGGCCGGTTGGGGTGGCGCTCCTTGAAGCGTGCGATGCCCCGCTCCAGCCGCGGCCGCAGGGCGACGACCTTGTCCTGGCCCTCCAGCCCCTCGGTGAGCCGGCTGCCCTGGACCTCGTTGTGCAGCTCGGTGAAGGCGATCCGGTCGTCCAGACCGTGGATCACCAGGAAGTCGATCAGATCGGCCAGCGCGTCCGCGAGCGCCTCGGCGCGCCGCTCGGGATCGACGGCCATCAGCGCGTCGAACCAGGCGCGGTCCTCGCCGAACGACGGGCTCTGCTGGTACTCCCAGCTGGAGAGGATCACGAAGCAGTCATGGCGCAGGGCCGCCTCGAACAGCTCGCGCAGCCAGGCCCGTCCGTCGATCTCGCCCCCGCCGCCCACGTCGTACCAGCGCATCCGCTGCCCGTACGCGCCGCCCAGCCCCGACGGCCGCAGCTTGCCGGTGTCGAGCCGGGAGCCGAAGAGCAGGAACGGCATGGCACAGATGCGCACGGTGTTGTAGCCGCGCGCCACGGCCTCCTCGAAGGCGCGGTCGAGGTCGGCGAAGGGCTCGCCCGGGCCGGTGCGGGTGTACCAGCTGAAGTCCCACAGCGAGATGGTCAGTTTGTCCGGCAGATGCGGCGACAGCGTCACAGGGGGCTCCCCGCGGTCGGCGGCTCGGCGATGAGAGACCGGTTCATCGTCCGGGGGTGCCAAACGGACTGTCAAGATGTATTCATAAATAATGGCCAGCGCTGGTGCGGTGGAACTTCCGCCCCGTTCCTCCAGCCTTCCCACGAGGAGAACACCTCATGGCGCGCCATCCGGAACCGGGACGCGCCCGGCGCTGAGGCCGTCACCGCCCACCGGACCTCGCCCCCGAGGTCCGTACCGCGGTCGTGTCCGGCTCCTCAGGCGATCCAGCCGTAGCCGGGCCGCGGCCTGCGCGAGGCCGGGGGCGCGCCCACGCTCTCCAGGTCCCGCTCGGCGGCGTGCACCAGCTGCTGCCCCAGGTCGCTGAGCGCCCGAGCGGCGGCGAGCTCATCGCCGATCACGGGCACGTCCTCGTCGTCCGGGTTGCACCGGGCCAGGCCCCGGCCGGTGAGCGCCGCGGCCCCGGTGTCCAGCTCGACGCGCGCCGTGGTCCGCCCCTCGTCCTCGGAGAGGTAGAGATGGACCCTCCACTCCACTGTGTGCGACATGGTCTGCTCCTCATCTTCCGGCGGCCGCCTCTGGTGTCTGTGGCTGCTTTCCGGCGGCCGCGCACCCCGCGCAGGCGGCCGGAGCCGCTCAGCGACGGTTCCTGCCGGACCACGCGGGTTCCACCACCTTCCACTCTGCCTCCCATCGCGCGTACCGCCTGCGGTCCAGGGCCCGCCGGACCCGGGACCGCCCCGTGAGCGCGACCGCGGCCACCGCGGCGGCGGTGACACAGCCGGTGAACCAGCCCATGGTGCGCGCGGTCGCCGGGGAGGAGGGCGCCTGCGCCAGAGCGCCCTCGCGGTTCACCCAGACCCGTACCTCGCCCCCCGAGGCGTCGCCCGACACCGTGGCGGTGCCCGTATGGCGCTCACCGTCATCGGCGACCCAGCGCACCCGCGCCTGCCGCGGCTCCCGCACATCGGTGTGGTCCGGCCCGGGCGGGGCCTCGGCGAGCCGCGCGGTGATCTGGTGCCGCGCCGAGGTCTCGGCGGCCACGACGCGCATCTGGGAGGCGTGCGCCGCGTACCCCGCGCTGATCGAGGCGGCCGGCAGCCCGACCGCCAGGATCAGCACGAACAGCACGGTGCACCAGGTCTGGATGCGGTCCGTCCGGCGGCGCAGCGGATTGGGACCCCTGGCCGGACGCCCGGGCAGGGGCGGACGCGGCCCGAATACGCGTCGCGGTCCGTGGGTGTTCATGGTCTGGCCTCCAGCGAGTGCTGACACCGGCGCGCTCTGGCGCCGGTGTCGGGGTCAGGAGCGCGGGGCGGGCTGATGGGCGCCGGGCACCATCCGTGCGCTGATCGCCGTGCGGTTGTAGGCGTTGATCACGACGGCGGCCCAGATCACCGCCGTCACCTGCGGTTCGTCGAACACCTCGCGGGCCGCCGCGTAGACCTCGTCCGGCACGTGGCCGTCCTGGACGGAGGTCACCGCCTCGGCCAGCGCGAGCGCGGCCCGCTCCCGCTCGGTGAAGAACGGGGTCTCCCGCCAGGCGGCGAGGGTGTGGATCCGCTGCTCGGTCTCGCCCTGGGCGCGGGCGTCCTTGGTGTGCATGTCCAGGCAGAAGGCGCAGCCGTTGAGCTGCGAGGCGCGGATGCGCACCAGCTCCAGCAGCTCGGGCTCGACCCCCGCGGCCCAGCCCGCCCGCACCGCCGCCCGGTGCAGCTCGCCCATCGCGGCGGAGACCTCGGGGGCGAGGCCCTTCAGATCCAGCCGGGCGGTGGTGCGGGCCGGGGTGGTCGTCGTCATCGGTGAACTCCGTTCGTCGAAACCAGGGGATCGGCAGCGCTGTCGAGCCAGGACTGCCAGGAGGCGGCGCGCAGCGCCGGGCCCGCCCGCAGCGGGCGGCCCAGCCACGCGGTCACCGGGCGGATTCCGTGCACCGCGTTGACCAGCCACACCTCACGGCCGTCCAGCTCCTGCACGGTGCGGTTGCGGTGTTCGGTGCGGACGCCCAGCTCCGCGGCCCGGTCCTGGATCAGCGCCGA contains:
- a CDS encoding cellulase-like family protein, coding for MTLSPHLPDKLTISLWDFSWYTRTGPGEPFADLDRAFEEAVARGYNTVRICAMPFLLFGSRLDTGKLRPSGLGGAYGQRMRWYDVGGGGEIDGRAWLRELFEAALRHDCFVILSSWEYQQSPSFGEDRAWFDALMAVDPERRAEALADALADLIDFLVIHGLDDRIAFTELHNEVQGSRLTEGLEGQDKVVALRPRLERGIARFKERHPNRPVTVNYAKVPVGSLRGVPREVDVAVFHPYVYGVLDELLATFAIRDRGRPFAQEPVRRELLRPGAPDLADWAPPPGDLWRLEATTVGSREIYVHDWCDPDRWDAWLYDRYAMHRLAMEQRLVTWIEAAADWAAGSGVPLVFGEGWIGYTPLHGTFEEGPVGAAFCRRAVEESARVGAWGAVVCSNAAPQHPMWQDIALQRECNAMLRG
- a CDS encoding DUF1876 domain-containing protein, with translation MSHTVEWRVHLYLSEDEGRTTARVELDTGAAALTGRGLARCNPDDEDVPVIGDELAAARALSDLGQQLVHAAERDLESVGAPPASRRPRPGYGWIA
- a CDS encoding Rv1733c family protein, whose amino-acid sequence is MNTHGPRRVFGPRPPLPGRPARGPNPLRRRTDRIQTWCTVLFVLILAVGLPAASISAGYAAHASQMRVVAAETSARHQITARLAEAPPGPDHTDVREPRQARVRWVADDGERHTGTATVSGDASGGEVRVWVNREGALAQAPSSPATARTMGWFTGCVTAAAVAAVALTGRSRVRRALDRRRYARWEAEWKVVEPAWSGRNRR
- a CDS encoding carboxymuconolactone decarboxylase family protein, which encodes MTTTTPARTTARLDLKGLAPEVSAAMGELHRAAVRAGWAAGVEPELLELVRIRASQLNGCAFCLDMHTKDARAQGETEQRIHTLAAWRETPFFTERERAALALAEAVTSVQDGHVPDEVYAAAREVFDEPQVTAVIWAAVVINAYNRTAISARMVPGAHQPAPRS